A segment of the Terriglobales bacterium genome:
ATACAGGCGCGTGGTGCCGTCACCTGATCCTATCGACATCGTGGAACTGGAAGTCATCCGCGATCTGGTGAATGACGGTGTGCTGGTGGTTGCGTGCGGTGGCGGCGGAATCCCGGTTGTCGAGGAAGACGGAAAGCTGAAAGGTGTCGAAGCTGTGATCGACAAGGACCGTGCGTCAGCCCTGCTGGCGGCGGAACTAAACGTCGATATCTTCGCGATCTCAACTGACGCGGATTTCGTCTTCACCGATTACAAGAAGGCCACGCAACGTCCGATCTACGCAATGACGGCGTCCGATATACGAAAGCTGCACGAGGCAGGACAGTTTCCGCCGGGGAACATGGGGCCGAAGATCGAGTCGGCGTTGCGGTTCCTAAACGGAGGCGGCAAGGAGGTAATCATTACCTCGTACGAGCACCTTTACAACGCCGTCCGTGGAAGAGAGGGGACGCACATTCTGCCTGACAGCGAATCCAAACGGGTCCAAACATTGAGAGAACAGGAAGAGGTGGCTGCTCATGTCTAGCGCAACCCTCGCTCCCCCGATTTCGCAAGGCTCGAAATTGCGGCACGTCGTGGAGTCGCAACAGTTCACTGTGCCGCTGCTGATGGAGCTGTTCGATCGCACGCGGCAGATGGAGAAGATTGTCGCGCGCGGCGGCACCCTCGATTATCAGAACAAGATCCTCGCCACGCTCTTCTACGAGCCTTCCACGCGCACGCGCTTCTGCTTTGAAGCCGCCATGCACCGGCTGGGCGGCCGGGTGCTTTCGACGGAACATGCGCGGGCGTTCTCGTCGGAAATGGATTGCGAGCAGGTGGAGGATTCGATCCGGATTATCGGCGGCTATTCCGACGTGATCGTGATCCGGCACAACGAAGAGGGAGGCGCCCGGCGCGCGGCGCAGGTGTCGCCGGTTCCGGTGATCAATGCAGGCGACGGCAACGGTGGGCAGCATCCGACGCAGGCGCTGCTGGACCTCTACACAATCTATCGGGAGCGTCCTCTGAACGGTTTAAGCGTAGCGTTTATCGGTGAACTCGACCGCGGACGCACGGCCCGGTCGCTGGCGTATCTGCTGGCGAAGTTCGATCGGGTGAAGATCTTCTTCGTCGCGCCGCCCGAGGTACAGATCAAGCCGGATATTCTCGATTACCTCGACAGGCACGGCGTGCCGTATGAGCTGGAGTCGGAGATCGACCGGGTAGTGGGCGAAGTGGATGTGGTGTACCAGACGCGCATTCGCCCCGATCGCGTTCCAGTGATGCTGGCATTGAAAAAGTTCGCAATCGACGCGAGTGCGCTGGCGCGCATGAAGCCGGATGCGATGATCCTGCACCCACTGCCGAGGACTGTGGAGCTGGACAAAACCGTGGACGACGATCCGCGTGCGCTCTATTTCCGCCAGGCGAAAAACGGACTTTATGTTCGCATGGCTTTACTGACGTTACTGCTTGATAACCAATAAACCCCAGACCCGGCTGCGGCCGGGTTTTTTGCTGTGATTTGCAAGGAATGAAAAATATGCCTACGCTGGAGTACATGACGAAAGTCGCTCGACAGACGAATGACTTCGTAGAGTTGGAAGATAACTACGGAGCACACAACTACAAACCTCTCGATGTGGTGATCGAACGCGCCGAAGGCGTGTGGGTTTACGACGTCGAAGGGAAGAAATATCTCGACTGCCTCGCCTCTTATTCGGCAGTCAACCAGGGACATTGCCATCCCAAAATTCTGCAGACGCTGATCGATCAATCGCATAAGGTGACGCTGACTTCGCGTGCGTTCCGCAACGATCAACTCGGGCTGCTCTACAAAGAACTGCACGACCTGACCGGGTTCGACATGGCATTGCCCATGAACTCGGGAGCGGAAGCCGTGGAGACGGCGGTGAAGACTGCCCGCAAGTGGGGATACTTCGTGAAGGGCATCCCCGAAGGCAAAGCGGAGATCATCGTCTGTGCGAACAACTTCCACGGACGTACCGTGACGGTGGTCAGTTTCTCGACCGACGAGCAATACCGTCGCGGGTTCGGTCCGTTCACGCCGGGCTTCAAGGTGATCCCGTTTGGCGATGCGAAAGCCCTGCGCGACGCCATTACTCCCAACACTTGTGCGTTCCTGGTGGAGCCTATACAGGGCGAGGCCGGCATCATCATTCCTCCTGCGGGATTCCTGAAGGAAGCTGCCCAGATCTGCCGCGAGAACAAGGTGCTGCTGATGACCGACGAAATCCAGTCGGGCCTTGGCCGGACAGGGAAGCTGTTTGCCTACATGCACGAGGGGATCAAGCCGGATGTGCTGATCATTGGCAAGGCGCTCGCCGGAGGCTTCTACCCGGTGTCGGCGGTGCTGTCGTCGAAAGAGATCCTTGGCGTGTATCAACCGGGCGACCACGGGTCGACCTTTGGAGGCAATCCGCTCGGCTGTGCGGTCGCAAGAACCGCATTGAGAGTTCTTATCGACGAAAAGATGGTCGATCGCTCGGCCGAGTTGGGCGGCTACTTCCTGGCTAAGCTGAAGACGCTCCGTAGCCCTGAGTTGAAGGAAGTCCGCGGGATTGGCCTGTGGATCGGTATCGAGATGAAGGGCGCGGCACGGCCTTACTGCGAGGCTCTCAAGCAGGAAGGCGTGTTGTGCAAGGAGACGCACGACCACGTGATCCGGATCGCTCCTCCGCTGGTGATTACCCGCGAAGAGATCGATTGGGCATTCGAGCGCGTCAAGAAAGTGATAGAGAAGTAGCTTTCATTGACTTGTCGGGCCGGCGCTGCGGCGTCGGCCTTTTCTTTTGGGCGCAAGGATCGGATATCGAGCAGTCGAGCCGGGGCCTAGTATCGCCACATCGGAGGGAACTATGATGGTGGTACTGGAACTCAAGGCTGGCGGCGAAGTGGGGAAGAAGCCGGAAAACTCGGTCAACGATGCGGCCTGGCGGGCGGTGCTAGAGCGAGACCGTCGCTACGACGGCATGTTCGTGTACGCCGTGAAGTCAACTGGCGTGTATTGCCGGCCATCGTGCCCGTCGCGGCGTCCGCGTCGCGAGATGGTGGAGTTCTTCGAGCGCACTCAAGACGCCGAGGCTGCCGGGTTCCGGTCGTGCCTGCGTTGCCGTCCTAATAACCTGAATGGCCAACGCGAGATGCCGCAGGTGATCACGCGGGTGTGCCGGTTTATTGATGAGATCGTCGAGGAAGGGCCAACACTGGATCGGCTGGCGGAAGTGGCAGGGGTGAGCCCGTTCCACTTGCAACGTTCGTTCAAGAGCACGCTGGGGATATCGCCGCGACAGTACGCGGAGTTGAAACGGTTCCTGAAGTTCAAGTCGCGCCTGCAGGAAGGCGATGATGTGACGACCGCGATGTACGAGGCGGGATTCAATTCGCCGAGCCGTTTGTATGAGCGGTCCACGTCGTCATTGGGGATGAAGCCATCGGTCTATAAGGCCGGCGCTCCGGGGCAGAGAATCCGCTACGCTCTGGCGGATTCATCGCTCGGACGGGTGCTGGTGGCGTCGACCGACAAAGGTGTTTGCGCTGTAAGAATCGGCGATTCCGACAAAGCGTTGGAGGCGATTCTCCGCGATGAGTTCTCCCGCGCGGAATTGATGCGCGACGATGATGAACTGGCCGCCGTGGTGCGCGACATCGTGAACGCCGCGGAAGGGAACGGACTGCGGCGCGAGATTCCACTCGACATCCAGCACACAGCGTTTCAGTGGAAGGTGTGGCAGGCGTTGAGGAAGATCGCGCTCGGCGAAACACGCAGTTACCAGGAGATCGCAAAGGCGATTGGTGAGCCCAAGGCGGTGCGTGCGGTGGCGAATGCGTGTGCATCGAATCCGGTGGCGCTGGTAATTCCGTGCCATCGCGTAGTACGGACCAATGGCGATCTTGGCGGATATCGCTGGGGCGCGGAGCGGAAAAAGAAACTGCTGGAGAAAGAAAAACAGTGGAAGTAATCGTCTATACCTCGGCGTCGTGCTCGGCGTGCCGTACCGTTAAAGAGTTTCTGTCTATGCATCACGTGGATTTTGAAGAACGCAGTCTTCAGCAGCCTGAACACCTGGAGGAATTGGGCGAGAAGTACGGGGCGTACTCAGCGCCGTCGGTGGTTGTCGATGGAGAACTGGTCGAAGGCGGATTGCCGGAGATCGCGGCGGCTGTGGGAGTGGAACTTTAACTCGTTCTCCGCGAGGGCTCGTCGAGTCCCGTGATCCTCAATCCCGCGCTGTGCGACTTGTGCCGGATATTGAGCGTAATCAGCAGGGCAGTGATCTGCTCCACGATGTGAGCATTCTCCAGCGCGCCACCATCGAGAGCACGCAATCCCGGAATCTTGTGGACAAGGTCGGTTACGACTTGCCGCGCATTGGTATCGTCGGTGCAGATGATGACATCGCACTCGAGCGTTCGATCATCGTTCAGCAAGTCGGCAGAAACGTTCTGGAAGGCTGCGACGACGGCGATTCCGGCCGGCAACAGGTTCTGAGCTTGTTGCGCCGCGGAGCCATCCCAAACGCCGATAGTTTGGGTGACTTTGCCCCCAACCGCTGTTGCAAGCGGTACGGTGGCATCGATGACGATAGCACCCGGTTTGAGGGCGGGCTTGATGTGACGGACCGTCGCGGCGTGAGCCTGGAACGGTACGGTGAGGACGACGACGTCGGCCCCGGCGACCGCCTGCTGATTTTCGGCGCCGCTGATCTGCGATCCGCCGACTTCCTTCTGTAATTTCTCTGCGGCTGCAAGGGCGCGCTGCTCGTCACGCGAGCCGATTACGACGTGTTCTCCGGAACGTGCCCAGCGGAGCGCGAGGCCGTATCCTTCCGATCCAGTGCCGCCGACAATTGCGATCTTCATTGTGCGATGGCGTCCATTACAGCAGGTCGCGGCGTGATTTGGGAATACGTTGTATTGCGCTGCGCGGGCGTGCGTCCTAACTCGCGAA
Coding sequences within it:
- the arcC gene encoding carbamate kinase encodes the protein MSRSILIAIGGNSLIRAGEKGTVAEQAANARRTAAGIVGLIRDGFRLVITHGNGPQVGADLLRSERAADQVPPQPLDVCGAATQGEIGYLLIQALRAELADAGLRVPVASVVTQCVVRADDPAMQKPSKPIGPFYSKRDAEARQRTLGWQIVEDAARGYRRVVPSPDPIDIVELEVIRDLVNDGVLVVACGGGGIPVVEEDGKLKGVEAVIDKDRASALLAAELNVDIFAISTDADFVFTDYKKATQRPIYAMTASDIRKLHEAGQFPPGNMGPKIESALRFLNGGGKEVIITSYEHLYNAVRGREGTHILPDSESKRVQTLREQEEVAAHV
- the pyrB gene encoding aspartate carbamoyltransferase; translated protein: MSSATLAPPISQGSKLRHVVESQQFTVPLLMELFDRTRQMEKIVARGGTLDYQNKILATLFYEPSTRTRFCFEAAMHRLGGRVLSTEHARAFSSEMDCEQVEDSIRIIGGYSDVIVIRHNEEGGARRAAQVSPVPVINAGDGNGGQHPTQALLDLYTIYRERPLNGLSVAFIGELDRGRTARSLAYLLAKFDRVKIFFVAPPEVQIKPDILDYLDRHGVPYELESEIDRVVGEVDVVYQTRIRPDRVPVMLALKKFAIDASALARMKPDAMILHPLPRTVELDKTVDDDPRALYFRQAKNGLYVRMALLTLLLDNQ
- the rocD gene encoding ornithine--oxo-acid transaminase; protein product: MPTLEYMTKVARQTNDFVELEDNYGAHNYKPLDVVIERAEGVWVYDVEGKKYLDCLASYSAVNQGHCHPKILQTLIDQSHKVTLTSRAFRNDQLGLLYKELHDLTGFDMALPMNSGAEAVETAVKTARKWGYFVKGIPEGKAEIIVCANNFHGRTVTVVSFSTDEQYRRGFGPFTPGFKVIPFGDAKALRDAITPNTCAFLVEPIQGEAGIIIPPAGFLKEAAQICRENKVLLMTDEIQSGLGRTGKLFAYMHEGIKPDVLIIGKALAGGFYPVSAVLSSKEILGVYQPGDHGSTFGGNPLGCAVARTALRVLIDEKMVDRSAELGGYFLAKLKTLRSPELKEVRGIGLWIGIEMKGAARPYCEALKQEGVLCKETHDHVIRIAPPLVITREEIDWAFERVKKVIEK
- the ada gene encoding bifunctional DNA-binding transcriptional regulator/O6-methylguanine-DNA methyltransferase Ada, whose protein sequence is MMVVLELKAGGEVGKKPENSVNDAAWRAVLERDRRYDGMFVYAVKSTGVYCRPSCPSRRPRREMVEFFERTQDAEAAGFRSCLRCRPNNLNGQREMPQVITRVCRFIDEIVEEGPTLDRLAEVAGVSPFHLQRSFKSTLGISPRQYAELKRFLKFKSRLQEGDDVTTAMYEAGFNSPSRLYERSTSSLGMKPSVYKAGAPGQRIRYALADSSLGRVLVASTDKGVCAVRIGDSDKALEAILRDEFSRAELMRDDDELAAVVRDIVNAAEGNGLRREIPLDIQHTAFQWKVWQALRKIALGETRSYQEIAKAIGEPKAVRAVANACASNPVALVIPCHRVVRTNGDLGGYRWGAERKKKLLEKEKQWK
- a CDS encoding glutaredoxin domain-containing protein, producing MEVIVYTSASCSACRTVKEFLSMHHVDFEERSLQQPEHLEELGEKYGAYSAPSVVVDGELVEGGLPEIAAAVGVEL
- the npdG gene encoding NADPH-dependent F420 reductase — protein: MKIAIVGGTGSEGYGLALRWARSGEHVVIGSRDEQRALAAAEKLQKEVGGSQISGAENQQAVAGADVVVLTVPFQAHAATVRHIKPALKPGAIVIDATVPLATAVGGKVTQTIGVWDGSAAQQAQNLLPAGIAVVAAFQNVSADLLNDDRTLECDVIICTDDTNARQVVTDLVHKIPGLRALDGGALENAHIVEQITALLITLNIRHKSHSAGLRITGLDEPSRRTS